Proteins from a single region of Thunnus albacares chromosome 16, fThuAlb1.1, whole genome shotgun sequence:
- the zgc:112001 gene encoding ankyrin repeat domain-containing protein 9: MASLTVSSAARSIEKHRKSFSLLFYRAVRDLKPVWMLEDMRTMETFYQEEDASQRTFTPSEALLYAIVHDHQAYAQYLLSRYTDEALAKPGERFCCCPSSAPHLAMAVRYDRRYILGLILQAAHRIPSTPSYTDRAGCFHMEDGKTPLHLACELLRPEAVVMLLGNGASPHAKDHNGLTPLDVILEKLRDSNGVSGGERRQCLDNLLMFMPEVHFKMKGALGKEPERWNKVLGEDTSQYLAGRRPAPLVLSAMQTILKQLSPATFPDSLHELPIPSSLKPPGLPVSQRDRQRVV, from the coding sequence ATGGCCTCGTTAACTGTCAGCTCGGCGGCGCGGAGCATCGAGAAGCATCGGAAGTCCTTCTCGCTGCTCTTCTACCGGGCTGTGCGGGACCTGAAGCCGGTCTGGATGCTGGAGGACATGCGGACGATGGAGACTTTTTACCAGGAGGAGGACGCCAGCCAGAGGACGTTCACTCCATCGGAGGCGTTGCTCTACGCTATAGTGCACGACCATCAGGCGTACGCCCAGTATCTGCTCAGCCGGTACACCGACGAAGCGCTAGCAAAGCCCGGGGAGCGCTTCTGCTGCTGCCCGTCCTCTGCGCCGCACTTGGCCATGGCTGTCCGCTATGACAGGCGCTACATTCTCGGCCTCATCTTACAGGCGGCTCACCGGATACCCAGCACGCCCTCCTACACCGACCGAGCCGGTTGTTTTCACATGGAGGACGGCAAAACCCCTCTACACCTGGCCTGCGAGCTGCTGCGGCCCGAGGCGGTCGTCATGCTGCTGGGGAACGGAGCGTCTCCGCACGCCAAGGACCACAACGGTCTGACCCCGCTGGATGTCATCCTGGAGAAACTCAGGGACTCCAACGGGGTGAGCGGCGGGGAAAGGAGGCAGTGTCTGGACAACCTGCTCATGTTCATGCCAGAGGTTCACTTCAAAATGAAGGGAGCTCTGGGTAAAGAGCCGGAGCGCTGGAACAAGGTGCTGGGCGAAGACACGTCCCAGTACCTAGCGGGGAGGAGGCCGGCGCCGCTGGTCCTCTCCGCCATGCAGACTATTCTAAAGCAGCTGAGCCCGGCGACCTTCCCGGATAGCCTGCATGAGCTGCCCATCCCCTCCTCCCTCAAACCGCCGGGTCTGCCTGTGAGCCAGCGGGACAGGCAGAGGGTGGTGTAG